One window from the genome of Roseofilum reptotaenium CS-1145 encodes:
- the rpsN gene encoding 30S ribosomal protein S14 has protein sequence MAKKGMIEREKKRQKLVQKYAQKRQELLEQFRKADDPGEKFELHRQIQRLPRNSAPSRLRNRCWATGRPRGYYRDFGLSRHVIREMAHEGLLPGVVKSSW, from the coding sequence ATGGCTAAAAAGGGTATGATCGAGCGGGAAAAGAAACGCCAAAAGCTAGTACAGAAGTATGCTCAGAAGCGCCAAGAGTTACTTGAGCAGTTCCGGAAAGCTGATGATCCAGGGGAAAAATTTGAACTCCATCGTCAAATCCAACGTCTCCCCCGTAATAGTGCTCCCAGTCGTTTGCGCAATCGCTGTTGGGCGACAGGCCGTCCTAGAGGATATTACCGCGATTTTGGCCTATCTCGCCATGTGATTCGGGAAATGGCCCACGAGGGGCTATTACCAGGAGTGGTCAAATCCAGTTGGTAG
- the aat gene encoding leucyl/phenylalanyl-tRNA--protein transferase, protein MDYDIPLIVDGYRQGFFLMSEDEDEKKSSTLSWYSSNARTLIPLDDRFRYPKSLQRVLNQNRFSVAINRDFEAVVEGCADRPSTWISSELKAIYLALYRAGWAYSFETWQDDTLAGGILGIVIGGAFIGESMFFRIPDGSKVAMVKLVEWLRDRHFLLFDAQMMNPHLARFGAYIISNSEYQALLPIAVKRPCSFYP, encoded by the coding sequence ATGGATTATGATATCCCCTTAATTGTTGACGGGTATCGCCAAGGCTTTTTCTTGATGTCCGAAGACGAGGATGAAAAAAAATCCTCGACCTTAAGCTGGTATTCAAGTAACGCTCGTACTCTGATCCCCCTCGACGATCGCTTCCGATATCCGAAATCCCTGCAACGCGTTCTGAACCAAAACCGGTTTTCGGTAGCCATTAATCGTGATTTTGAGGCAGTTGTAGAAGGATGTGCCGATCGCCCCTCAACCTGGATTTCCTCAGAACTCAAAGCTATTTATTTGGCTCTGTACCGCGCGGGATGGGCCTATAGTTTTGAAACCTGGCAGGATGATACCCTAGCTGGAGGGATTTTAGGTATCGTCATTGGTGGGGCTTTTATTGGGGAATCCATGTTTTTTCGGATTCCCGATGGCTCTAAGGTAGCCATGGTCAAATTAGTTGAATGGTTGCGCGATCGCCACTTTCTCCTCTTTGATGCACAAATGATGAACCCCCATTTAGCTCGGTTCGGTGCCTATATTATCAGTAATTCAGAGTATCAGGCTCTCTTACCAATAGCCGTTAAACGACCTTGCTCGTTTTACCCTTAA
- a CDS encoding histidine kinase dimerization/phospho-acceptor domain-containing protein has protein sequence MLTPEQKILVIYNALSDLKSILSLLQESGYQVQTLSYREGQSTKILKDRPDLILIDRREAHPENLAWITSLCGQAVMKSIPMVAMTTLEDLMDHYPFYLDYQIDYLLNPFEAEELLSRLETHFQVSHQFQDLHTQEEHHSPSPVADYQPLELTWIDHLNHEIRTPLHGILGHIQMLYRESDLTPQQKSHLDSIEICSHQVLQTMHRMLNPFEREEFREYKSLASQPSIEVSLEASQIPPSGELITLYNAAQIGDIEVIEQESLRLKALSPSYLKFAHCILELAEQFEDKKIVELIRQYAFLEQRVS, from the coding sequence ATGCTAACTCCTGAGCAAAAGATTTTAGTCATCTACAACGCTTTAAGCGATTTAAAAAGCATCCTGAGCCTTTTGCAAGAGAGTGGCTATCAAGTGCAAACCCTATCCTATAGAGAAGGGCAATCTACTAAAATTCTAAAAGATCGCCCTGACTTAATCTTAATTGATCGTCGTGAGGCACATCCGGAAAATCTGGCATGGATTACGTCCTTATGTGGTCAAGCTGTGATGAAATCGATTCCTATGGTAGCGATGACAACCTTAGAAGATCTCATGGATCATTATCCTTTTTATCTCGATTATCAAATCGATTACTTACTCAATCCCTTTGAAGCAGAAGAATTATTATCGCGATTAGAAACCCATTTCCAAGTGTCCCATCAATTTCAAGACCTTCACACTCAAGAAGAACATCATTCTCCTTCTCCTGTCGCTGATTACCAACCTCTAGAACTAACCTGGATCGATCATCTCAATCATGAGATTCGCACTCCCTTACATGGCATTTTAGGTCATATCCAAATGCTCTATCGTGAGTCGGATCTAACTCCACAACAAAAATCTCACTTAGACAGCATTGAAATCTGTAGTCATCAAGTTCTGCAAACTATGCATCGGATGCTTAATCCCTTTGAAAGAGAGGAATTCAGGGAATATAAGAGTTTAGCTTCTCAACCCTCTATAGAAGTTTCCTTAGAGGCTTCTCAGATTCCTCCCAGTGGCGAACTGATAACCCTATATAATGCGGCTCAAATTGGCGATATTGAGGTAATTGAACAGGAAAGTTTACGCTTGAAAGCTTTAAGCCCGAGCTATTTGAAATTTGCCCATTGCATTCTTGAGTTAGCTGAACAGTTTGAAGATAAAAAAATTGTGGAGTTGATTCGGCAATATGCTTTCTTAGAGCAACGGGTCAGTTGA